In a single window of the Nocardiopsis composta genome:
- a CDS encoding ABC transporter ATP-binding protein: protein MSRDDISPGGPVLAVDRLRKTYPMGRGEPPLVAADDVSFELRAGGSLGVVGESGSGKSTVARMLAGLTAPDSGEIRVDGRPRGPRERGRAARLRRAREIQLVFQDPLGSLDRRLTAAQCLRHALRLHGADRAAADRRAAELLAQVGLGEREAGARPHRLSGGQRQRLAIARALAADPSVLVLDEAVAALDVSIQAQILNLLARIRAESGVALLFVAHDLAVVRQICDEVLVMYKGAVVEQGPAERVLRSPEHPYTRMLVSSVPGPGWDPAEVVRLRAEFAAAG, encoded by the coding sequence ATGAGCAGGGACGACATCAGCCCGGGCGGGCCGGTGCTGGCCGTCGACCGGCTGCGCAAGACCTACCCGATGGGCAGGGGCGAGCCGCCGCTGGTCGCCGCGGACGACGTCTCGTTCGAGCTGCGCGCCGGCGGGTCGCTCGGCGTGGTCGGCGAGTCCGGGTCGGGCAAGAGCACGGTGGCGCGGATGCTGGCCGGCCTCACCGCGCCCGACTCCGGGGAGATCCGGGTGGACGGGCGGCCGCGCGGCCCCCGGGAGCGGGGGCGGGCGGCCCGGCTGCGCCGGGCCCGCGAGATCCAGCTGGTCTTCCAGGACCCGCTGGGCTCGCTGGACCGCCGGCTGACCGCGGCCCAGTGCCTGCGGCACGCGCTGCGGCTGCACGGCGCCGACCGGGCCGCGGCCGACCGGCGCGCCGCCGAGCTGCTGGCCCAGGTCGGCCTGGGGGAGCGGGAGGCCGGGGCGCGCCCGCACCGGCTCAGCGGCGGGCAGCGCCAGCGGCTGGCCATCGCCCGCGCGCTGGCCGCCGACCCCTCGGTGCTGGTGCTGGACGAGGCGGTGGCCGCGCTCGACGTGTCCATCCAGGCGCAGATCCTCAACCTGCTCGCGCGGATCCGCGCCGAGTCCGGGGTGGCGCTGCTGTTCGTCGCGCACGACCTGGCGGTGGTCCGGCAGATCTGCGACGAGGTGCTGGTGATGTACAAGGGCGCGGTCGTCGAGCAGGGACCGGCCGAGCGGGTGCTGCGCAGCCCGGAGCACCCCTACACCCGGATGCTGGTCTCCAGCGTGCCCGGCCCCGGCTGGGACCCGGCCGAGGTGGTCCGGCTCCGCGCCGAGTTCGCCGCGGCGGGCTGA